A stretch of Henckelia pumila isolate YLH828 chromosome 4, ASM3356847v2, whole genome shotgun sequence DNA encodes these proteins:
- the LOC140862254 gene encoding putative late blight resistance protein homolog R1B-16, protein MRGIGKTTFAWKLFDDSLIVCQYDIRAWVTVSQEYQMREIFAGLLDSTNQLSSEIRKLSGGELADRLYKSLKGRKYIIVMDDVWDTKIVLTTRHKIVGDDAASFDHRHDMRPLDSGESWDLFRAKVFRGGYCPPRLEGIGLEIVKKCRGLPLSIVVIGSLLSMDKTVGYWETIVTALKSILSTDGGQCSTIFSLSYNYLPAHLKPCFLYFAIFPKDHAIRRSNLIHLWVAEGFIKPNGSKSLEDIAEECLEDLLNRSLIMVLKLGRDGKVKTYRIHDLLRDFCITEAKKEKFFHVTNKYSIPYEGIRSERRVSINPVSHLESIEHAFNSNGPPSTTRSLVLYDEDAEIIVSEPSFGLLRVLDMKGGKLLIEFPKEIALPPNFKFLAALKKLTLSHCGLGWKDLTMVGSLPNLEVLKLNDEACEGGVWEPNEGEFRMLKSLELNYLDLVEWRADDSHFPQLECLKIRDCWKLKEILTEIENIPTLEKIELEGECSSSAVAFAKLILDQQLSLGNDVLQVRIF, encoded by the exons ATGAGAGGCATTGGAAAAACTACTTTTGCGTGGAAACTATTCGATGACTCACTCATTGtttgtcaatatgacattcgTGCTTGGGTAACTGTATCTCAGGAATATCAGATGCGTGAGATCTTCGCAGGGCTTCTAGATTCAACTAACCAACTCAGTTCAGAAATTAGAAAGTTAAGCGGTGGAGAATTAGCAGATCGTctatacaaaagtttgaaaGGTAGGAAGTACATCATTGTGATGGATGACGTTTGGGATACTAAG ATTGTTTTGACAACTCGGCACAAAATTGTGGGAGATGATGCAGCCTCTTTTGACCATCGTCATGACATGAGGCCTCTTGATTCCGGTGAGAGTTGGGACTTGTTTCGTGCAAAGGTATTCCGAGGAGGATACTGCCCTCCGCGTTTGGAGGGAATTGGGCTTGAGATTGTAAAAAAATGTAGAGGACTTCCACTCTCAATAGTTGTGATTGGTAGTCTCCTATCCATGGACAAGACTGTTGGTTATTGGGAGACTATTGTCACTGCTCTGAAATCAATTCTGTCTACAGATGGAGGCCAATGTTCGACCATCTTCTCCTTGAGTTACAATTACTTGCCAGCTCACTTAAAACCTTGTTTTCTATATTTTGCGATTTTTCCAAAAGACCACGCCATCCGAAGATCTAATCTTATCCACTTATGGGTTGCCGAGGGATTTATAAAACCAAATGGGTCCAAGAGTTTGGAAGACATTGCAGAGGAATGTTTGGAAGATCTTTTGAACAGAAGTCTTATTATGGTTCTTAAGCTAGGGCGTGATGGCAAAGTTAAGACATACAGAATCCATGATCTTTTGAGAGACTTTTGCATAACAGAAGCTAAAAAAGAGAAGTTCTTTCATGTCACCAATAAGTACAGTATTCCTTATGAAGGCATAAGAAGTGAACGTCGTGTTAGTATTAATCCAGTGAGTCATTTGGAATCCATTGAGCATGCTTTTAACTCAAATGGTCCACCTTCAACAACCCGCTCACTTGTATTGTATGATGAAGATGCTGAGATAATCGTAAGCGAGCCTAGTTTTGGACTGCTGAGAGTATTGGATATGAAAGGTGGAAAGCTGTTGATTGAATTTCCGAAGGAG ATAGCTTTGCCGCCAAACTTCAAGTTCCTAGCAGCACTCAAAAAGTTAACTTTGTCTCATTGTGGCCTTGGTTGGAAAGATTTGACGATGGTTGGTTCGTTACCCAATCTTGAAGTTCTCAAACTAAATGATGAAGCATGTGAAGGTGGAGTGTGGGAACCAAATGAGGGAGAATTTCGCATGCTAAAATCCCTGGAGCTTAACTATTTAGATTTGGTGGAATGGAGAGCCGATGATTCCCACTTTCCCCAACTTGAGTGCCTTAAAATTAGGGATTGCTGGAAGTTGAAAGAGATCCTAACTGAAATTGAAAACATACCAACGCTTGAAAAGATCGAATTGGAAGGGGAATGCTCCTCATCAGCTGTGGCTTTTGCTAAACTGATTTTGGATCAACAACTAAGCTTGGGTAATGATGTCCTTCAAGTTcgtattttctga